A single genomic interval of Methyloceanibacter caenitepidi harbors:
- the mreC gene encoding rod shape-determining protein MreC, with protein sequence MPKRSPSLFQRHRPSWSAPVEFLSFGLYFLCAVLLVLSRIGHGVLEGARDELVDLSAPFLELASVPAIEARRAVDRARLYVRVHQDAVGEVDRLTKQNEELKQWRWRTQLLERKVAHLRKLLHAAEEPALVYTTGQVIADARGPFVRSALVNLGRNDGLRIGYAVINGDGLVGRTVEAGDSVARVLLLNDLNSRIPVVVGPRGARGLALGDNSPELQLGFLEEGAEVYAGDEVYTSGSDGVLPRGLRVGVVAGEPGTFKIRPFADLNSLDAVSVLFFDAPALKRTDPEIVAGNRGPLSASPDAAPDADRTAAAPAPPLPPVAAISPATISPPIAGQAQAER encoded by the coding sequence ATGCCCAAGCGCAGCCCATCTCTGTTCCAACGGCACCGGCCTTCCTGGTCGGCGCCGGTGGAGTTTCTGAGCTTCGGCCTCTACTTCCTGTGCGCTGTTTTGTTGGTTCTAAGCCGGATCGGCCATGGGGTTCTCGAGGGCGCCCGCGACGAACTGGTCGATCTGTCGGCGCCGTTCCTGGAACTAGCCTCTGTGCCGGCCATCGAGGCGCGCCGGGCCGTGGACCGCGCTCGCCTCTATGTCCGCGTCCATCAGGATGCGGTCGGAGAAGTCGACCGGCTGACTAAGCAGAACGAAGAGCTGAAGCAGTGGCGCTGGCGCACCCAGCTCCTGGAGCGCAAGGTGGCTCACCTGCGCAAACTTTTGCACGCCGCCGAAGAGCCTGCGCTCGTCTACACAACCGGGCAGGTGATCGCCGACGCGCGTGGTCCGTTCGTGAGAAGCGCGCTCGTGAACCTCGGGCGCAATGACGGGCTGCGGATCGGCTACGCGGTGATCAACGGCGACGGGCTCGTGGGACGCACTGTCGAGGCCGGTGACAGCGTCGCGCGTGTTCTCCTTCTCAACGATCTCAACAGCCGGATTCCGGTTGTGGTGGGGCCGCGCGGCGCGCGTGGCCTGGCGCTAGGAGACAACAGCCCCGAACTGCAACTTGGATTCTTGGAGGAGGGCGCGGAGGTCTACGCGGGCGATGAGGTCTATACGTCCGGTAGCGATGGCGTCCTGCCCCGCGGCCTGAGGGTCGGTGTGGTCGCCGGGGAGCCCGGGACCTTCAAGATCCGCCCCTTCGCCGATCTCAACTCGCTCGATGCCGTCAGCGTACTGTTCTTCGATGCCCCCGCCCTCAAGCGGACGGATCCGGAGATTGTCGCCGGCAACCGCGGACCCTTGTCGGCTTCACCCGACGCCGCGCCTGACGCGGACCGGACAGCCGCGGCTCCGGCCCCACCGTTGCCGCCGGTTGCCGCAATTTCTCCCGCCACGATATCGCCCCCGATTGCCGGGCAGGCACAAGCTGAGCGATGA
- the mreD gene encoding rod shape-determining protein MreD: MTRFLPVFSVFIAVIATAVPWGLPADATFILPLLVVMMVFCWRAIPDTELHPAAAAVLGLLADLLSGGPLGFWALMCLVAATVGLKPGSFRERRDLWLQWLVWTALISVLGLFGWLLASLFYLRWIDWWPIVFGVATSILVFPVVLYGLLWVYSGHIGHSRRTLFRRAA; encoded by the coding sequence ATGACGCGATTTCTCCCGGTGTTTTCGGTCTTCATCGCGGTGATCGCCACCGCCGTGCCCTGGGGATTGCCGGCTGACGCGACATTCATTCTACCCTTGCTCGTCGTGATGATGGTGTTCTGCTGGCGGGCCATTCCCGACACGGAGCTTCATCCTGCGGCGGCGGCCGTTCTTGGATTGCTCGCTGACCTTCTCAGCGGCGGCCCCTTGGGCTTTTGGGCCCTGATGTGCCTGGTCGCAGCGACGGTTGGTCTCAAGCCCGGCTCGTTCCGGGAGCGCCGGGATCTCTGGCTGCAGTGGCTCGTCTGGACCGCGCTCATCTCCGTACTCGGACTATTCGGCTGGCTGCTGGCCAGCCTGTTCTACCTGCGCTGGATCGACTGGTGGCCGATCGTGTTCGGCGTTGCGACGTCCATCCTTGTGTTCCCTGTCGTGCTGTACGGGCTGCTATGGGTTTACTCCGGACATATCGGCCATTCGCGCCGCACCCTCTTCCGGAGGGCAGCATGA
- the mrdA gene encoding penicillin-binding protein 2: protein MRRSKALHYGAKKKPDYVRKQSYRFSRRALLVGGAQAGLFGLLGWRLHQLQIKEASDYRLLSDENRLMIQLAAPSRGSIRDRTGAILAEDKENLRLLVVPAFSKNLPETLDRLSRIVDIPRGARDRVMRAAARQSGYYPVLVAEGLTWRQFALLNVLAPQIPGMQTDRSSYRKYHHARPMAHLVGYVGMAGKEEVDLDPVMRLPGFRAGRAGVEKTFDEQLRGTPGTLKFEVDSRGRVVRELGSTPSTPGKDLVLSIDHHLQAVAQERLKEHRVASIVVLDVETGGILALASTPTFDPNEVVFKVDPKAWGRIARAKDQPLQNRAIRGQYPPGSTFKVVTALAGLHAGVINPRETMSCPGVYRLGRARFRCWRAHGGGINLHEAIKQSCDVYFYETAKRMGIDHLAAVARHLGMGRVYDCGLPGQKEGIIPDVAWKRAHLMEPWYGGETVIAGIGQGFVSSTPLQLAVMAARVATGRAVLPKLVLTPDDPEPDWPALQLDPSHLAAVRSGMFGVVNEPRGTARRSALKIPDVQMAGKTGTSQVVNAYNEHKLSPYERETHALFIAYAPADKPRYAAACVVEHGGGGSSAAAPIVKDVMTEALLRDSAKAPAFVGLSRDEVARQVAVAGDDG, encoded by the coding sequence ATGAGAAGGTCGAAGGCGCTTCACTACGGGGCGAAGAAGAAGCCCGATTACGTCCGCAAGCAAAGCTATCGCTTCTCGCGGCGGGCGCTGCTGGTCGGCGGCGCACAAGCCGGCCTGTTTGGGCTGCTGGGCTGGCGGCTGCACCAGCTGCAGATCAAGGAGGCGTCCGACTACCGGCTTCTCTCCGACGAGAACCGGCTGATGATTCAGCTCGCGGCGCCCTCGCGCGGATCCATCCGCGACCGCACGGGCGCGATCTTGGCCGAAGACAAAGAGAACTTGCGCCTGCTCGTGGTCCCGGCGTTCTCCAAGAACCTCCCGGAGACCCTCGATAGGCTTTCACGGATCGTGGACATCCCACGGGGCGCCCGCGATCGCGTCATGCGGGCCGCGGCGCGGCAGAGCGGCTACTATCCGGTGCTCGTCGCGGAAGGGCTGACGTGGCGGCAGTTCGCGTTGCTCAATGTGCTGGCGCCGCAAATTCCCGGCATGCAGACGGATCGCTCGTCCTATCGCAAATACCATCACGCGCGTCCGATGGCCCATCTGGTGGGCTATGTGGGCATGGCCGGCAAAGAAGAGGTGGACCTCGACCCGGTCATGCGGCTGCCCGGTTTCCGTGCCGGACGGGCGGGTGTCGAGAAGACCTTCGACGAGCAATTGCGCGGCACGCCCGGCACCCTGAAATTCGAGGTGGACTCGCGGGGGCGCGTCGTCCGCGAACTGGGCTCGACGCCGAGCACGCCGGGCAAGGACCTCGTCCTCAGCATCGACCACCATTTGCAGGCAGTGGCGCAGGAGCGCCTGAAGGAGCACAGGGTCGCCTCGATCGTCGTGCTCGACGTCGAGACGGGCGGCATTCTCGCGCTCGCCTCCACGCCCACATTTGACCCGAACGAAGTGGTCTTCAAAGTCGATCCCAAAGCGTGGGGCAGAATCGCGCGCGCCAAGGATCAGCCCCTTCAGAACCGAGCCATCCGCGGCCAGTATCCGCCAGGCTCCACATTTAAGGTCGTCACGGCCCTGGCGGGGCTCCATGCGGGCGTGATCAACCCGCGGGAGACGATGAGTTGCCCCGGCGTCTATCGGCTGGGCCGCGCGAGGTTCCGCTGTTGGCGGGCTCACGGTGGCGGCATCAATCTGCACGAGGCCATCAAGCAGTCTTGCGACGTCTACTTCTACGAGACCGCCAAGCGCATGGGGATCGATCACCTCGCGGCCGTTGCTCGGCACCTCGGCATGGGGCGCGTCTACGATTGCGGCCTCCCTGGCCAGAAGGAAGGGATCATCCCGGATGTTGCCTGGAAGCGGGCGCATCTGATGGAGCCTTGGTATGGCGGCGAGACGGTTATTGCCGGCATCGGTCAGGGCTTCGTCTCCTCCACGCCGCTCCAGCTTGCCGTCATGGCGGCCCGTGTCGCGACGGGCCGCGCCGTCCTGCCGAAGCTCGTTCTCACACCAGACGATCCGGAGCCCGACTGGCCGGCGCTCCAGCTCGATCCGAGTCACCTCGCTGCCGTGAGGAGCGGCATGTTCGGCGTCGTCAACGAGCCGCGCGGAACAGCCCGCCGTTCGGCGTTGAAAATCCCAGACGTCCAGATGGCTGGCAAGACCGGCACGTCGCAGGTCGTGAACGCGTACAACGAGCACAAGCTGTCCCCCTATGAGCGGGAGACCCATGCGCTGTTCATCGCCTACGCTCCCGCTGACAAGCCGCGCTACGCGGCTGCCTGTGTGGTGGAGCATGGCGGCGGCGGATCGAGCGCTGCGGCCCCGATCGTCAAGGACGTCATGACCGAAGCGCTCCTGCGCGATTCTGCCAAGGCACCGGCCTTTGTAGGCCTGAGCCGGGATGAAGTCGCGCGGCAGGTCGCCGTCGCCGGAGACGACGGATGA
- the rodA gene encoding rod shape-determining protein RodA: MKMLFAQGPAVRLDLAKKLLLLNWPFLALITAIVLIGIAALYSVAGGSFDPWASRQVMRYCVGLALLFAIAFSDIRWWLQGAYPLFILALLLMALVPLIGVESGGARRWLGFGELSFQPSEMMKIALVLAIARYYQWLPPEKIWRPDALIPPLLMIGVPALLALTQPDLGTAALFAIIGGGMMFLAGVSWFYFAGAIVAVVVALPHAWEMLHDYQKQRVLTFIDPETDPLGAGYHILQSKIAIGSGGFSGKGFMHGTQAQLNFLPEKHTDFIFTMFSEEMGFVGAVILLALYLLALVFITFMALRCRSMFAKLVAGGIGLTLFAYVFINVAMVTGLVPVVGVPLPLVSYGGTSMLTMMIGFGFVLNAHVNRRVTFRQSELGGLW, encoded by the coding sequence ATGAAGATGCTGTTCGCGCAAGGGCCGGCGGTTAGGCTGGATCTCGCCAAGAAGCTACTGCTGCTGAACTGGCCCTTTCTGGCGCTGATCACGGCAATCGTTCTCATCGGTATCGCCGCGCTCTACTCGGTGGCTGGCGGCTCGTTCGACCCCTGGGCGTCCCGCCAGGTCATGCGCTATTGCGTCGGCCTGGCGCTGTTGTTTGCCATTGCCTTCTCCGACATCCGCTGGTGGCTGCAAGGCGCTTACCCGCTGTTCATCCTTGCGCTCCTGCTCATGGCGCTGGTGCCGCTGATCGGCGTGGAAAGCGGCGGCGCACGGCGCTGGCTGGGCTTCGGGGAATTGAGCTTCCAGCCCTCGGAGATGATGAAGATCGCCCTGGTTTTGGCGATCGCCCGCTATTACCAGTGGCTGCCGCCGGAGAAGATCTGGCGCCCCGATGCTCTGATCCCACCACTGCTCATGATCGGCGTGCCGGCGCTCCTGGCGCTGACCCAGCCCGATCTCGGCACGGCCGCGCTGTTCGCGATCATCGGCGGCGGCATGATGTTCCTGGCCGGCGTGAGCTGGTTCTACTTCGCCGGGGCCATCGTCGCGGTCGTGGTGGCGCTGCCTCATGCCTGGGAGATGCTGCACGATTACCAGAAGCAGCGCGTGCTGACCTTCATCGATCCGGAGACGGATCCGCTCGGAGCCGGCTACCACATCCTACAGTCCAAGATTGCCATCGGCTCCGGCGGGTTCAGCGGGAAGGGGTTCATGCACGGCACACAGGCGCAGCTGAACTTCCTCCCCGAGAAGCACACCGATTTCATCTTCACGATGTTTTCGGAGGAGATGGGGTTCGTCGGCGCCGTCATCCTGCTGGCGCTCTATCTGCTGGCGCTCGTGTTCATAACCTTCATGGCGCTGCGCTGCCGCAGCATGTTCGCAAAGCTTGTCGCCGGCGGCATCGGGCTGACCCTGTTCGCCTATGTGTTCATCAACGTGGCCATGGTGACCGGGCTCGTGCCCGTGGTCGGCGTGCCTCTGCCGCTCGTCTCCTATGGCGGCACCTCGATGCTGACCATGATGATCGGGTTCGGCTTCGTGCTGAACGCGCATGTCAATCGGCGGGTCACCTTCCGGCAATCCGAGCTCGGGGGCCTTTGGTAG
- a CDS encoding calcium/sodium antiporter, with protein sequence MLHDFVLVAAGLALLFLGGEGLVRGSVAIAERLGISKLLIGLVIVGFGTSTPELLVSVKAALAGTPEIALGNVIGSNIANVLLIVGMAAVITPILGWERTAVREALVAALVSLAAFALVQGKVITKLEGITMLVVLAGYLFLSYWLEKRDPQAKTFEHEAEEFEDIALPRPWLAPVLALGGIVALVFGADMLIEGAVSIARDFGVPDAVIGLSLVAIGTSLPELATSIVAAIRRHSDVVLGNVIGSNIFNILAILGVTVLIQPIEVSARFREIDTPVMLGAALLLLALVYVTKTIGRVWGFLMLALYTAYMALLFSSVAGI encoded by the coding sequence ATGCTACATGATTTCGTACTCGTGGCCGCCGGCCTCGCCCTTCTTTTCCTCGGCGGCGAGGGGCTCGTGCGAGGCTCTGTTGCGATCGCCGAGCGTCTGGGCATCTCGAAGCTCCTGATCGGCCTTGTCATCGTGGGCTTTGGCACCTCGACGCCGGAATTGCTCGTGTCGGTGAAAGCGGCTCTCGCCGGCACCCCGGAGATCGCGCTCGGCAACGTGATCGGTTCGAACATCGCCAACGTCCTGCTTATCGTGGGCATGGCGGCGGTCATCACGCCGATCCTGGGCTGGGAGAGAACGGCTGTGCGCGAGGCGCTGGTGGCTGCACTCGTCTCTCTTGCGGCCTTCGCGCTTGTGCAGGGCAAGGTCATCACTAAGCTCGAAGGCATCACGATGCTGGTGGTTCTGGCGGGTTACCTCTTCCTGAGCTACTGGTTGGAGAAACGGGACCCTCAGGCCAAGACGTTTGAGCATGAAGCCGAGGAGTTCGAGGATATTGCTCTGCCGCGCCCATGGCTGGCTCCCGTTCTCGCATTAGGCGGTATCGTCGCTCTCGTGTTCGGAGCGGACATGCTCATCGAGGGGGCGGTGAGCATAGCGCGCGACTTCGGGGTCCCGGACGCTGTCATTGGCTTGTCGCTCGTTGCGATTGGCACGTCACTGCCGGAATTGGCTACCAGCATCGTCGCTGCGATCCGGCGCCATTCTGACGTCGTCTTGGGCAACGTGATTGGCTCCAACATCTTCAACATACTCGCGATCCTAGGCGTCACGGTCTTGATCCAGCCGATCGAGGTCAGCGCACGGTTTCGCGAAATCGACACGCCGGTGATGCTTGGGGCAGCCCTTCTGCTGCTGGCACTTGTGTACGTCACAAAGACGATCGGCCGTGTCTGGGGTTTTCTGATGCTGGCGTTGTATACGGCCTACATGGCGCTCTTGTTTTCAAGTGTAGCAGGCATATGA
- a CDS encoding putative nucleotide-diphospho-sugar transferase, which produces MDIRKEEPSVAVITLTNNGYIAYTLNCLRSLRRVGYREKIKVYAIGKTAYGLFRRRGYDVTLIEDERGERFEHFRQGNWANVTYYKFEIIYKELGENDFVLFTDGDVVFKKSGFLDYCIEHVGSNDMLIQNDKIKDNDDGTLCSGFMFIRSNQATRSFFHPDKVKSEIRVGWDDQVYVNERKSDIKYEKLPLAEFPNGRYFRARKEDIDPYIIHFNWVVGHKKAYDLLAHREFQSLSDMLRLFVLARDTILQKLAERLRLRQA; this is translated from the coding sequence ATGGACATAAGAAAAGAAGAGCCGAGCGTCGCGGTGATCACGCTGACCAACAACGGCTACATCGCCTACACGCTCAACTGTCTTCGGTCGCTACGGAGGGTCGGGTATCGCGAAAAAATCAAAGTCTATGCGATCGGAAAGACAGCATACGGATTGTTCCGTCGGCGCGGATACGATGTCACGCTCATTGAAGACGAGCGGGGCGAACGTTTCGAGCATTTCCGTCAAGGCAATTGGGCGAACGTCACCTATTACAAGTTCGAGATCATCTACAAGGAACTGGGCGAGAACGATTTCGTGCTGTTTACCGACGGCGACGTCGTATTCAAGAAGTCGGGATTTCTGGATTACTGCATCGAACACGTCGGCAGTAACGACATGCTTATTCAAAACGATAAGATCAAAGACAACGACGACGGGACACTATGCAGCGGCTTCATGTTTATCCGCTCCAATCAGGCGACACGCAGTTTTTTCCATCCCGACAAGGTCAAATCGGAAATCAGGGTAGGATGGGACGACCAAGTCTACGTGAACGAACGCAAATCCGACATCAAGTACGAAAAACTGCCCCTCGCGGAGTTTCCGAATGGGCGCTATTTCCGCGCGCGCAAAGAAGACATCGATCCCTACATCATACATTTTAACTGGGTCGTTGGGCATAAGAAGGCATACGACCTCTTGGCCCATCGAGAGTTCCAGTCTTTGAGCGACATGCTCCGGCTCTTCGTCCTTGCGCGGGACACGATTCTGCAGAAGCTGGCCGAAAGACTGCGGTTACGCCAAGCGTGA
- a CDS encoding UDP-glucuronic acid decarboxylase family protein translates to MSVLEKVLVAGGAGFIGSHLCKRLIALGARVLCADNFTTGAQSNVQELLANGRFELIEHDVARPLQADIDRIYNLACPASPVHYQRDPVSTIKTNVHGAINMLDLAKERNARILQASTSEVYGDPEVHPQSESYWGHVNPIGLRGCYDEGKRCAETLFFDYSRQFGVEIKVLRIFNTYGPHMQPNDGRVISNFIVQALRGDAITIYGDGSQTRSFCYVDDLVDGMISFMKSPSDFTGPVNMGTPYEVSMMELANMILQLAGGRSEIEYRPLPQGDPKQRRPDIRLAREALGWEPRVSLLDGLKETVAYFRKTLSA, encoded by the coding sequence ATGTCCGTCTTGGAAAAAGTGCTCGTTGCTGGTGGCGCGGGCTTCATCGGGTCGCATTTGTGCAAGAGGCTCATCGCGCTCGGCGCCAGAGTTTTGTGCGCCGACAATTTTACCACGGGAGCACAGAGCAATGTCCAAGAGCTCTTGGCGAACGGACGGTTCGAGCTGATCGAGCACGATGTCGCACGCCCCCTACAGGCGGACATCGATCGCATCTACAACCTCGCCTGCCCGGCCTCGCCCGTTCACTACCAGCGTGACCCGGTCAGCACCATCAAGACCAATGTTCACGGGGCCATCAATATGCTGGACCTCGCGAAGGAACGGAATGCTCGCATCCTCCAAGCGTCGACCTCCGAAGTCTACGGGGATCCCGAAGTGCACCCCCAGTCCGAGAGCTACTGGGGCCACGTCAATCCAATCGGGCTGCGCGGGTGCTATGATGAAGGGAAGAGGTGCGCCGAAACGCTGTTCTTCGACTACTCTCGCCAATTCGGCGTCGAGATCAAAGTCCTGCGAATCTTCAACACCTATGGCCCCCATATGCAACCGAACGATGGACGGGTCATCAGCAACTTCATCGTTCAAGCGCTCCGCGGCGACGCCATCACGATCTACGGCGATGGGTCGCAGACGCGGAGCTTCTGCTACGTCGACGACCTCGTGGACGGCATGATCAGCTTTATGAAAAGTCCGTCCGACTTCACGGGACCGGTCAACATGGGTACGCCCTACGAAGTCAGCATGATGGAGCTCGCAAACATGATCTTGCAGCTTGCGGGCGGAAGGTCGGAGATCGAATACCGCCCTTTACCCCAGGGGGATCCAAAACAGCGCCGACCCGACATCCGTCTGGCACGGGAAGCGCTCGGGTGGGAACCCCGGGTCAGTTTGCTGGACGGCCTAAAGGAAACGGTCGCCTACTTCAGGAAGACGCTTTCTGCCTGA
- a CDS encoding quinoprotein dehydrogenase-associated SoxYZ-like carrier: MRAAISLAVLAITTVLAWPMAVRHAAVAGEADLPDVWTALRAQTFGDRPIAEEDGMVTLDAPVTALDAAVVPLTVHIPASVRGRPKSLTLFIDQNPDAKVATLTFGPAAGAEGDRFFNTRVRIERFSHVRAVLETEDGMLHMATKYVQAAGGCAAMNAKDPDEERKGLGRIQVKAFPPDEDGGPNWTGQVMIKHPNSNGMQMDIDSGGYIPERYVKDVSVRRDGEEVFSLDATFSISTNPAFRFSFGKGDENELEVTIVDTDGETFEGTTGPDGAQDS; the protein is encoded by the coding sequence ATGCGCGCTGCCATTTCCCTTGCCGTGCTCGCGATAACGACGGTCTTGGCCTGGCCCATGGCCGTACGGCACGCGGCCGTGGCGGGTGAAGCCGATCTGCCCGATGTCTGGACGGCCTTGCGGGCGCAAACCTTCGGCGACCGGCCCATCGCAGAAGAGGACGGCATGGTCACGCTCGATGCGCCCGTGACCGCGCTGGATGCCGCCGTCGTCCCGCTGACGGTGCACATTCCCGCCTCGGTCCGGGGCCGGCCGAAGTCGCTGACGCTCTTTATCGATCAGAACCCCGATGCGAAGGTTGCGACCCTGACGTTCGGCCCGGCTGCGGGTGCGGAGGGAGACCGCTTCTTCAACACCCGCGTCCGCATCGAGCGCTTCTCCCATGTGCGCGCAGTCCTCGAGACAGAGGACGGCATGCTGCACATGGCGACGAAGTACGTCCAGGCGGCCGGCGGGTGCGCGGCCATGAACGCGAAGGACCCGGACGAAGAGCGCAAAGGGCTCGGCCGCATCCAGGTGAAGGCTTTCCCGCCTGATGAAGACGGCGGCCCGAACTGGACCGGCCAGGTGATGATCAAGCACCCGAACAGCAACGGCATGCAGATGGACATCGATAGCGGCGGCTACATTCCGGAACGCTACGTCAAGGACGTCTCAGTCCGGCGCGACGGCGAGGAAGTCTTCTCGCTCGACGCCACGTTTTCGATTTCGACGAACCCTGCCTTCCGCTTCTCCTTCGGCAAGGGCGATGAGAACGAGCTCGAGGTGACGATCGTGGACACGGACGGAGAGACGTTCGAAGGCACGACCGGGCCGGATGGCGCGCAGGACTCCTGA
- a CDS encoding D-amino-acid transaminase, with protein sequence MSRIVYVNGAFEPEEEAKVSVFDRGFLFGDAVYEVTAVLGGRLVDFDAHLARLDRSLGEIEIPRPMPDEGLREVHETLIAENQVDEGIVYLQISRGSAERDFAYPPSPLPTVVAFTQTRPLVNTPQAETGVDIITIPDIRWKRRDIKSTSMLAQAMGKQEAKARGAYEAWMVENGAVTEGTSSSAFIVDKDGVLRTQPLGPQILPGVTRRAILRLAEEDGVSLEERPFSVAEAYEAREAFMTAASAFVLPIVTIDGRAIGTGEPGPIARAFRAHYIAEARAASA encoded by the coding sequence ATGTCGCGGATCGTCTATGTGAACGGCGCTTTCGAGCCCGAGGAAGAGGCGAAAGTCTCCGTATTCGACCGGGGCTTCCTTTTCGGCGACGCCGTTTACGAGGTGACGGCGGTTCTGGGTGGACGCCTCGTGGACTTCGACGCGCATTTGGCCCGTCTGGACCGGTCCCTTGGCGAGATCGAAATTCCCCGCCCGATGCCCGACGAAGGGCTGCGCGAGGTTCACGAGACCCTGATCGCCGAGAACCAGGTGGACGAAGGGATCGTCTACCTCCAGATCAGCCGCGGCTCCGCCGAGCGCGACTTTGCCTATCCGCCCTCGCCGCTGCCCACTGTTGTCGCCTTCACCCAGACGCGCCCGCTGGTGAACACGCCCCAAGCGGAGACCGGCGTGGACATCATCACCATTCCCGACATTCGCTGGAAACGGCGGGACATCAAGTCAACCTCCATGCTGGCTCAGGCTATGGGCAAGCAGGAAGCCAAAGCCCGCGGTGCGTACGAGGCCTGGATGGTGGAGAACGGCGCCGTTACCGAAGGCACATCATCGTCGGCATTCATCGTGGACAAGGATGGCGTGCTGCGCACTCAGCCGTTGGGTCCGCAGATACTGCCTGGGGTCACGCGCCGCGCGATCCTCCGACTGGCTGAGGAAGACGGCGTGTCCTTGGAAGAACGCCCGTTCAGCGTGGCGGAGGCGTATGAGGCCCGCGAGGCCTTCATGACGGCGGCGTCCGCCTTCGTGCTGCCGATCGTCACGATCGACGGCCGTGCCATCGGCACCGGGGAACCGGGACCCATCGCCCGTGCCTTTCGGGCGCACTACATCGCCGAGGCCCGCGCCGCGTCCGCCTGA
- the bioB gene encoding biotin synthase BioB, whose protein sequence is MRQAEREGEPRASIRHDWQTFEIVDLLQAPLFELLDQARAINRQYHADGEVQLASLLSIKTGACPEDCKYCPQSARYAKKTGLERESLLDVDDVLSKAKLAKEAGASRFCMGAAWRQVKDGPEFDKVLDMVRGVRDLEMEACVTLGMVTKDQADRLAEAGLTAYNHNLDTSPEFYEEIITTRTYEDRLETIANVRSAGVEVCSGGIIGMGETIEDRARLLQELATLDPHPESVPINALVPVPGTPLESQAKVEPLELVRMVATARILMPTSFVRLSAGRESLNREAQILCFLAGANSIFYGEKLLTTANNDAADDRALIEQAGLKIKPACSR, encoded by the coding sequence ATTCGCCAGGCGGAACGAGAGGGCGAGCCGCGTGCCTCCATCCGCCATGACTGGCAAACCTTCGAAATCGTCGACCTGCTCCAGGCGCCGCTGTTCGAGTTGCTCGACCAGGCACGCGCGATCAACCGCCAATACCATGCGGACGGAGAGGTCCAGCTTGCCAGCTTGCTTTCCATCAAGACCGGCGCCTGCCCCGAAGATTGCAAATATTGTCCGCAGTCCGCGCGCTACGCCAAGAAGACGGGCCTGGAGCGCGAGTCTCTGCTCGACGTTGATGACGTCCTCTCCAAGGCGAAACTCGCCAAGGAGGCCGGGGCCTCCCGCTTCTGCATGGGCGCGGCTTGGCGCCAGGTGAAGGACGGTCCCGAGTTCGACAAGGTGCTCGACATGGTGCGCGGCGTGCGCGACCTCGAGATGGAGGCCTGCGTCACGCTCGGCATGGTCACGAAGGACCAGGCTGACCGACTCGCCGAGGCCGGACTCACCGCCTACAACCACAATCTCGACACCTCGCCGGAGTTCTACGAAGAGATCATCACCACGCGGACCTACGAGGATCGGCTGGAGACGATCGCCAACGTCCGCAGCGCGGGCGTCGAAGTCTGCAGCGGCGGCATTATCGGCATGGGCGAGACCATCGAGGACCGGGCGCGCCTGCTCCAGGAACTGGCCACGCTGGACCCGCACCCGGAAAGCGTACCGATCAATGCGCTGGTACCCGTGCCTGGAACGCCGCTTGAAAGCCAGGCCAAGGTCGAGCCACTCGAGCTCGTCCGCATGGTGGCGACGGCGCGTATTCTGATGCCGACCTCGTTCGTGCGGCTGTCTGCCGGACGGGAATCGCTGAACCGCGAGGCGCAGATTCTGTGCTTCCTCGCCGGCGCCAACTCGATCTTCTACGGCGAGAAACTCCTGACCACCGCCAACAACGATGCCGCCGACGACCGGGCGCTCATCGAACAGGCGGGCTTGAAGATCAAACCCGCCTGCTCACGATAA